The proteins below come from a single Pedobacter aquae genomic window:
- a CDS encoding formylglycine-generating enzyme family protein → MMNHFGFKQSILILSVLSIAIVSCQQTTKQAAGTDSDKDSLVNIDFNGDTSKTGMVYIPGGTFMMGGDNEQADKDEFPKHQVTVSGFWMDEHEVTNAQFAKFIEATGYITTAERKPNWEELKKQLPPGTPKPDESQLVAASLVFTPTAAAVDLNDYSQWWRWVEGANWKHPEGPGSDIKGKDNYPVVHISWDDAMAYCKWAGKRLPTEAEWEFAARGGLQNAIYPWGNEHISKGIKANSWEGNFPYQNLKNDGFDGLAPIKSFKPNGYQLYDMAGNVWEWCEDWYRNNYYETAKQAGGITNPQGPTDSYDPDEPYTPKKVARGGSFLCNDSYCSGYRVARRMKSSPDSGLSNMGFRCVR, encoded by the coding sequence ATGATGAATCATTTCGGATTTAAACAAAGTATTTTAATTTTAAGCGTATTAAGTATAGCTATTGTTTCTTGTCAGCAAACAACTAAACAAGCTGCTGGTACCGATAGCGATAAAGATAGCCTCGTAAATATCGATTTTAATGGCGATACTTCTAAAACAGGTATGGTATACATTCCTGGTGGTACTTTTATGATGGGTGGCGATAATGAACAAGCCGATAAAGATGAATTTCCAAAACATCAAGTCACGGTTTCTGGTTTTTGGATGGATGAGCATGAGGTTACCAATGCCCAGTTTGCCAAATTTATAGAGGCTACAGGCTATATCACCACGGCCGAGCGAAAACCTAATTGGGAGGAGTTAAAAAAACAGCTTCCTCCGGGCACACCCAAACCAGACGAAAGTCAGTTAGTAGCAGCATCCTTAGTTTTTACCCCAACCGCTGCCGCAGTAGATTTAAACGACTACAGTCAATGGTGGCGTTGGGTAGAAGGCGCTAACTGGAAACACCCAGAAGGCCCGGGTAGTGATATTAAAGGAAAAGACAATTATCCTGTGGTACACATCAGTTGGGATGATGCTATGGCTTATTGCAAATGGGCTGGAAAACGCCTGCCAACCGAAGCCGAATGGGAATTTGCAGCCCGTGGAGGTTTACAAAATGCTATTTATCCTTGGGGTAATGAGCATATCAGTAAAGGAATAAAAGCAAACTCATGGGAAGGGAATTTTCCTTATCAAAATCTTAAAAATGATGGTTTTGATGGTTTAGCACCAATAAAATCTTTCAAGCCTAATGGCTACCAATTGTATGATATGGCAGGTAATGTTTGGGAATGGTGTGAAGATTGGTACAGAAACAACTATTACGAAACCGCTAAGCAAGCAGGCGGGATCACCAATCCACAAGGCCCAACAGACAGCTATGACCCCGACGAGCCTTATACACCTAAAAAAGTGGCAAGAGGTGGTTCTTTCTTGTGTAATGATAGCTATTGCTCTGGCTACCGCGTAGCAAGGCGTATGAAAAGCAGCCCAGACTCTGGCTTAAGCAATATGGGTTTTAGATGTGTGAGGTAG
- a CDS encoding DUF5362 family protein gives MEENNYSENLQNQENLNKEEPKTLVFNLSIEDLLLETAKWGKFLAIMGFVFTGLIVLVGLALSVFGTSMLSNSPLGAIGGAALGFIYMLMGLVYYFPSKYLYDFAVYIKQAVLIKDQESLDYAFSRLKSVYKFWGILVIILLVFYAIAFLFGIASAIFMSMGS, from the coding sequence ATGGAAGAAAACAACTACTCAGAAAATCTACAAAATCAAGAAAACTTAAATAAAGAAGAGCCTAAAACATTGGTTTTTAATCTCTCTATAGAAGATTTATTACTAGAAACCGCCAAATGGGGTAAATTTTTAGCCATCATGGGCTTTGTGTTTACAGGTCTTATTGTTTTAGTGGGCTTAGCACTATCTGTTTTTGGAACCTCAATGTTATCAAACTCTCCTTTGGGCGCTATAGGAGGTGCAGCTTTAGGTTTTATTTATATGTTAATGGGACTAGTTTATTATTTCCCTTCTAAATATTTGTATGATTTTGCCGTTTACATCAAACAAGCTGTTTTAATTAAAGACCAAGAATCTTTGGATTATGCGTTTTCCAGATTAAAATCGGTTTATAAATTTTGGGGTATTTTAGTGATTATTTTATTGGTTTTCTACGCCATTGCTTTCTTATTTGGTATTGCATCGGCCATTTTCATGAGTATGGGTTCTTAA
- a CDS encoding RNA polymerase sigma factor — MSQKEQIFKEIFQANSKKIYRLCFGYTNDEDSANDLMQETFLKVWQNLDKFRNQAMISTWIYRIAVNTCLTYLKTEKRQAKDELTPNIIENKAEETSEKQEQIKTLYSCIAQLEENERLLITLVMDEVPYPEIAEISGISEGNLRVKIHRIKHKLTELFNKHERL, encoded by the coding sequence ATGTCTCAGAAGGAACAAATTTTTAAGGAAATTTTTCAGGCTAATTCTAAGAAAATATATCGTTTATGTTTTGGTTATACCAATGATGAAGATAGTGCGAATGATTTAATGCAAGAGACTTTCTTGAAAGTTTGGCAAAATCTGGATAAATTCAGAAACCAAGCCATGATTTCTACTTGGATTTACCGTATAGCTGTAAACACTTGTTTAACCTACCTTAAAACAGAAAAAAGACAAGCTAAGGACGAGTTAACACCAAACATCATAGAAAACAAGGCCGAGGAAACTTCAGAAAAACAAGAACAAATAAAAACGCTTTACAGTTGTATTGCCCAATTAGAAGAAAATGAAAGACTCTTGATTACTTTGGTGATGGATGAAGTGCCGTATCCAGAAATTGCAGAGATTTCTGGTATTTCTGAAGGAAATTTGAGAGTTAAAATTCACCGTATTAAACACAAGCTTACAGAACTTTTTAATAAGCATGAAAGACTTTGA
- a CDS encoding alpha-L-rhamnosidase-related protein, producing MQIFYKRLLLSCFACMCLLNGFLFSSKVQAQNKTTQATWIWYPGDFEVWLSNQMQNRRTERGTFFPPFWRMDSHYVLVEFHKEFNLTQPEEIELFTEGQYNVKLNGKMLSGYPKKLQLAAGRQKINIKVYAQDKVPAIYINGKTVKTDASWLATFEDKEWIDETGKASDASGTTYVNAGTWNFNSPNQKPSNFKLSTKPKYAIKTDVKGASRLIDFGQETFGFIKLHGLKGNGQLRIYYGESKEEALSPQKCETIDFVDVNLAKAQDSTLQLSKAFRYVQVETDAGVKLDSVSMLYEYLPVKDRGTFTSSDAELNKIWQVSKYTMELTTREFFIDGIKRDRWMWSGDAYQSYLMNYYLGFDEASVRRTILALRGKDPVTSHINTIMDYTFYWFLSIQDYYQYTGDKQFINLVYPKMKSLMDFCLQRRNQNGFMQGLSGDWIFIDWADGLSKQGEVSFEQLLLCRSLETIALCADLAADDKASAYYKNEAAQLKTKFFNSYWNADKQAIVHSRIEGKQTENVTRYANMFAIFFDYLNTQQKEGVKKNVLLNDKVQKIMTPYMRFYELEALCAMGEHDYVMKEMKNYWGGMLKLGATSFWEEYNPSKKDTEHYAMYGRDFGKSLCHSWGASPVYLLGKYYLGVKPLTAGYQQYLVEPHLGGLQWMQGTVPTPNGDISLYCSTSAIKIKADSGTGTLRLKSKIKPQAKGISVKQIGPNYYELSIPSNKEYTVKYKL from the coding sequence ATGCAAATTTTCTACAAAAGACTTTTATTAAGCTGTTTCGCATGTATGTGCTTATTAAATGGCTTTCTATTCAGTTCTAAAGTACAAGCACAAAATAAAACTACACAAGCCACTTGGATATGGTATCCCGGAGATTTTGAAGTTTGGTTAAGCAACCAAATGCAAAACAGAAGAACAGAGCGTGGCACTTTCTTTCCACCTTTCTGGCGTATGGATAGTCATTACGTTTTGGTAGAATTTCATAAAGAATTTAATCTTACACAGCCCGAAGAAATAGAGCTTTTTACAGAAGGACAATACAATGTAAAGCTGAACGGGAAAATGCTTTCTGGCTATCCTAAAAAGCTGCAATTAGCGGCCGGGAGACAAAAAATCAATATCAAAGTTTATGCACAGGATAAAGTTCCGGCTATTTATATCAACGGAAAAACTGTAAAAACTGACGCTTCTTGGTTAGCAACTTTTGAGGATAAAGAATGGATAGATGAAACAGGAAAAGCTTCTGATGCTTCTGGTACAACCTATGTAAATGCAGGGACATGGAATTTCAATTCGCCCAATCAAAAACCTTCAAATTTTAAATTAAGCACTAAACCTAAATATGCTATTAAAACAGATGTTAAAGGTGCTTCCAGATTGATAGATTTTGGACAGGAAACTTTCGGATTCATCAAACTACATGGTTTAAAAGGAAATGGGCAGTTAAGAATTTATTATGGCGAGTCTAAAGAAGAAGCTTTAAGTCCGCAAAAATGCGAAACCATTGATTTTGTAGATGTTAATCTAGCTAAAGCTCAGGATTCTACCTTACAACTCTCTAAAGCTTTCAGATATGTACAGGTAGAAACAGATGCAGGGGTAAAGCTAGATTCGGTTTCTATGTTGTACGAGTATTTGCCTGTTAAAGACAGAGGTACTTTCACTTCTTCTGATGCCGAACTGAATAAAATATGGCAAGTTTCTAAATACACCATGGAACTTACCACGCGTGAGTTTTTTATTGATGGTATTAAACGCGACCGATGGATGTGGAGTGGAGATGCTTACCAAAGCTATTTAATGAATTATTATTTAGGTTTTGATGAAGCCAGCGTAAGAAGAACCATTTTGGCTTTAAGAGGTAAAGACCCGGTTACCAGCCATATCAATACCATTATGGATTATACCTTTTATTGGTTCTTAAGCATTCAAGATTATTACCAATACACTGGCGATAAGCAATTTATCAACTTAGTTTATCCTAAAATGAAAAGCTTAATGGATTTTTGCTTACAGCGTAGAAACCAAAACGGCTTTATGCAAGGTCTTTCCGGCGATTGGATTTTTATTGACTGGGCAGACGGTTTAAGTAAACAAGGTGAAGTAAGTTTTGAGCAATTGCTTTTATGCAGAAGTTTAGAAACCATCGCTTTATGTGCAGATTTAGCAGCCGATGATAAGGCATCAGCATACTATAAAAATGAAGCAGCGCAGCTTAAAACCAAGTTTTTCAATAGCTATTGGAACGCGGATAAACAAGCTATTGTACACAGCAGGATAGAGGGCAAGCAAACAGAAAATGTAACCCGCTATGCCAATATGTTCGCTATTTTCTTTGATTACCTCAACACTCAACAAAAAGAAGGCGTAAAGAAAAATGTCTTGCTGAATGATAAAGTCCAAAAAATCATGACACCTTATATGCGCTTTTACGAGCTAGAAGCTTTATGTGCTATGGGCGAGCATGATTATGTGATGAAAGAGATGAAAAACTATTGGGGCGGAATGTTAAAATTAGGCGCTACCTCATTTTGGGAAGAATATAATCCTAGTAAAAAAGACACAGAGCATTATGCCATGTACGGTCGAGATTTTGGTAAAAGTCTTTGCCACTCTTGGGGCGCTAGTCCGGTTTACCTTTTAGGTAAATATTATTTAGGTGTAAAACCATTAACAGCTGGATATCAGCAATATTTGGTAGAACCGCATCTGGGCGGTTTACAATGGATGCAAGGTACTGTACCTACACCCAATGGCGATATCAGTTTATACTGCTCAACATCAGCCATAAAAATTAAAGCAGATAGCGGTACCGGAACTTTACGTTTAAAAAGTAAAATAAAACCTCAGGCAAAAGGCATCAGCGTTAAGCAAATTGGGCCAAACTATTACGAGTTAAGCATCCCGTCAAATAAAGAATATACCGTTAAATACAAATTATAA
- a CDS encoding IS1182 family transposase, which yields MIFLLYLLMQGRKHIQPKIIYQVNINDLVPADNFYRKLEQTLDLNFLYKETLSYYGKEGQESIDPLVFFKICLVGYLNNINSDRQLIAFCANCLDVRWYLKYDLDEALPWHSTISRTRQLYGEDVFLSLFQKVLSLCIAKGMVRGKRQAIDSAYIKANASMDSLVEKEIIDDVEQYANELNEGSEYKVKASIKKAVERHHAWKEKEYKGMPGHVDHPKQVDENGNIIRPKYLSNHTHYSPTDPDAKISTKPGKARQLNYAGQLAVDDAHHVITAACASSAGNKDSQNLADILSQTIQNLSIHHIPVDQITADAGYSSGEALAFCEAHHIDAYIPNFGQYKAEREGFEYNPLRNQYECKKKNGNFAVLAFKGIKTDSKGYQKKSYRSSETDCKDCPLRITCCGAATKFKKIEDSIDKPYYDRMHQKLKANPLYAKAISKIRSRTVEPVLGTLINFMNLKRLNTRGMISANKHVLMSAMAYNLKKLMKFSRPKIKYHTLSVDVLKLNQHTKLNFLNPLYLN from the coding sequence ATGATATTTTTACTATATTTACTCATGCAAGGGCGTAAACATATTCAACCTAAAATCATCTATCAAGTTAACATCAATGATTTGGTTCCTGCTGATAATTTCTATCGTAAGCTTGAACAAACTCTTGATTTAAATTTTCTCTATAAAGAAACATTATCTTACTATGGTAAAGAAGGACAAGAAAGTATTGATCCGCTTGTTTTCTTCAAGATTTGTTTGGTAGGATATCTCAATAATATCAATTCTGATAGGCAGCTTATTGCTTTCTGCGCTAATTGTTTAGATGTAAGATGGTATTTAAAGTACGATTTAGATGAGGCTTTGCCTTGGCATTCTACCATCTCTAGAACAAGACAGCTCTATGGGGAAGATGTATTTCTATCATTATTTCAAAAAGTACTTAGCCTTTGTATAGCAAAAGGAATGGTCAGAGGTAAGCGTCAAGCTATAGATAGTGCTTATATCAAAGCTAATGCTAGTATGGATAGCTTAGTAGAAAAAGAAATTATTGACGATGTAGAACAATATGCAAACGAGCTGAACGAAGGCTCTGAATATAAAGTTAAAGCTAGTATCAAAAAGGCTGTAGAGCGACACCATGCTTGGAAAGAGAAAGAATACAAGGGAATGCCTGGACATGTGGATCATCCTAAACAAGTCGATGAAAACGGAAATATTATTCGACCTAAATACCTCAGTAACCATACCCATTACTCTCCTACTGATCCAGATGCTAAAATAAGTACCAAACCCGGAAAAGCAAGACAGCTCAATTATGCAGGACAGCTTGCCGTGGATGATGCTCACCATGTTATCACTGCCGCTTGTGCTAGTAGCGCTGGTAATAAAGACAGCCAAAACCTTGCCGACATCTTATCGCAAACTATACAAAACCTAAGCATACATCACATTCCTGTTGACCAAATAACCGCTGATGCTGGTTATAGCAGTGGTGAGGCTCTCGCCTTCTGTGAAGCCCATCATATTGATGCTTACATCCCTAATTTTGGTCAATATAAAGCCGAAAGGGAAGGGTTTGAATACAATCCACTACGCAACCAATATGAGTGTAAAAAGAAGAATGGAAATTTTGCCGTATTAGCCTTCAAAGGAATAAAAACTGATAGTAAAGGTTATCAAAAGAAAAGCTATAGAAGCAGTGAAACAGATTGCAAAGATTGCCCATTAAGAATCACTTGTTGTGGGGCTGCTACAAAATTCAAAAAGATTGAGGATAGTATTGACAAACCTTATTACGACCGTATGCACCAAAAACTGAAAGCTAATCCTCTATACGCAAAAGCTATCAGTAAAATAAGGAGTAGAACGGTAGAACCTGTACTAGGTACTTTAATAAACTTCATGAATTTGAAGCGGCTAAACACCAGAGGGATGATCAGCGCTAATAAACATGTCTTAATGAGTGCTATGGCCTATAATCTGAAAAAATTGATGAAATTCTCTCGTCCTAAAATTAAATATCACACCCTAAGTGTGGATGTATTAAAGCTAAATCAGCATACCAAACTTAATTTCTTAAACCCTTTATATCTGAACTAA
- a CDS encoding mandelate racemase/muconate lactonizing enzyme family protein gives MHSIKSYAVFTAKAKLEKPIADATHTLTEISFIVLRIRLKDGTIGESYLLSFQYNPQAIIGALKDAGELLLGEKVFDTVKVFDKLNHANEYFGMEGLNRWAQGAFNIAMWDAWAKILGQPVWKVLGASKREIPIYGSGGWISYSTDELIDEVTQYKSRGFKAVKIKVGKQDWKEDLERLRLVREAVGNEINIMMDANQGMNVANALQLAQAAKNLHINWFEEPILHDDYQGFKLLRNQAGISIAMGEREYSLTPLRELLQRNAIDIWQPDILRLGGVEAWRNSAALAASFNVSVLPHYYKDYDIPLLCTISNGAGAESFDWIDTLIDHPLEIKDGMATPHNTPGWGFKFKDEYLRQV, from the coding sequence ATGCATTCCATTAAAAGCTATGCTGTTTTTACAGCTAAAGCTAAACTAGAAAAGCCCATAGCAGATGCTACACATACTTTAACAGAAATTTCTTTCATCGTTTTACGTATCCGTCTTAAAGATGGTACCATTGGCGAGTCGTATTTGTTGAGCTTTCAATACAACCCTCAAGCCATTATTGGAGCTTTAAAAGATGCCGGTGAACTGCTTTTAGGAGAAAAGGTTTTTGATACCGTAAAGGTATTTGATAAACTAAACCATGCCAACGAATATTTTGGTATGGAGGGCTTAAACCGTTGGGCACAAGGCGCTTTTAATATTGCCATGTGGGATGCTTGGGCTAAAATATTAGGTCAGCCTGTTTGGAAAGTTCTAGGTGCATCAAAAAGAGAAATCCCTATTTATGGTAGTGGCGGCTGGATTTCTTACAGCACCGATGAACTGATAGATGAAGTTACTCAATACAAAAGCAGAGGTTTTAAAGCCGTTAAAATAAAAGTAGGTAAGCAAGATTGGAAAGAAGATTTAGAACGCTTAAGGCTGGTTAGAGAAGCCGTTGGTAACGAAATCAATATCATGATGGATGCCAACCAAGGGATGAATGTGGCTAATGCTTTACAACTAGCACAAGCTGCTAAAAACCTGCATATCAATTGGTTTGAAGAACCTATTTTACATGATGATTATCAGGGTTTTAAGTTACTAAGAAACCAAGCAGGTATTTCTATTGCTATGGGAGAGCGTGAGTACTCTTTAACACCTTTAAGAGAACTTTTACAAAGAAATGCCATTGATATTTGGCAGCCGGATATTTTAAGATTAGGTGGGGTAGAAGCTTGGAGAAATAGTGCTGCACTTGCGGCAAGTTTTAATGTAAGCGTTTTGCCACATTATTATAAAGATTACGATATCCCTTTACTATGTACCATTTCTAATGGGGCTGGCGCCGAGTCTTTCGATTGGATAGACACGCTTATTGATCATCCTTTAGAGATAAAAGACGGCATGGCTACACCGCATAACACGCCAGGATGGGGCTTCAAATTTAAAGACGAGTACTTAAGACAGGTATAA
- a CDS encoding family 20 glycosylhydrolase: protein MRFYFFILFALLSCSVFSQPVNNNLGIIPAPQEVVLKEGFFVLSPQTAILYQQDTDRKIAELFRDLVKQHSGFELVVAKNFIQSPERLISFVNDASQQNPEAYEINISEKQITISGQEQGLFYAMQSLAQLYQLNKNNLSIPQAIIKDQPRFQYRGLHLDVGRHFYPLDFIKKYIDIMAMYKLNNFHWHLTEDQGWRLEIKKYPKLTEIGAYRAQTLIGNFHDRMPQWFDHKPYGGFYTQEEAKEIVAYAASKYINVIPEIELPGHAVAALASYPEFACGEHPGPFKVEEKWGVFPDIFCAGKEETFSFLEDILTEVMAIFPSSYIHIGGDEAPKTRWKTCTYCQKRIKAKKLKNEEELQSYFIQRIEKFVNKNGRKIIGWDEILEGGLAPNATVMSWRGEKGGIAAAQQNHDVIMTPSSNGLYLDHVQGRSDQEPLSIGGDGRIELLYQYNPTPAVLTAAQQKYIKGVQANMWTEYMPTTQKVEYMLFPRVMALAEVAWTNTSQKDYQNFANQRLPLHLGLLDQTSTLYRVPTAIGAKDTTLNIQTSYTFTWKPSVKDAVIYYTLDGRIPDATCSVYQGNLEVTVKEGERIPVKSIVITPSGKRSAVVTTWLVNRKALEAVKDTPAVSGSLKYHYVPGKFTSVLEIDTNLATKRGLVNQLTLSKISGKERSYGLVFTGYIKVNEDATFEFSLLSDDGARLYIDDELIVENDGKHARYERSAGVWLRPGLHKIKLAYFDDGLGSALKLSVKGTDGKKIELPVVMMFN, encoded by the coding sequence ATGCGTTTTTACTTTTTTATTCTCTTTGCTCTACTCTCTTGTTCTGTATTTAGTCAGCCTGTAAACAATAACCTAGGTATTATACCAGCACCACAGGAAGTGGTACTCAAAGAAGGTTTTTTTGTGCTTAGCCCACAAACGGCTATTCTTTATCAGCAAGATACAGACAGAAAAATTGCCGAGTTATTTAGAGATTTAGTAAAACAGCATAGCGGTTTTGAGTTGGTGGTGGCTAAAAATTTTATTCAGTCACCAGAACGTTTAATCAGCTTCGTTAATGATGCCTCTCAGCAAAACCCAGAAGCTTATGAAATCAACATCAGCGAAAAGCAAATTACCATAAGTGGGCAAGAGCAAGGGCTTTTCTACGCCATGCAAAGTTTAGCACAATTGTATCAGTTAAATAAAAATAACCTAAGCATTCCGCAAGCTATCATTAAAGACCAACCAAGGTTTCAGTATCGTGGTTTGCATTTAGATGTGGGCAGGCATTTCTATCCGCTAGATTTTATTAAAAAGTATATCGATATCATGGCGATGTATAAGCTCAATAACTTTCACTGGCATTTAACAGAAGACCAAGGCTGGCGCTTAGAGATTAAAAAATATCCAAAACTAACTGAAATTGGTGCATACAGGGCACAAACATTAATTGGTAATTTTCATGACCGTATGCCGCAATGGTTTGATCATAAGCCTTACGGCGGATTTTACACACAAGAAGAAGCTAAAGAAATTGTAGCTTATGCAGCATCAAAATACATCAACGTTATTCCGGAGATAGAATTACCCGGCCATGCTGTTGCCGCTTTAGCATCGTACCCAGAGTTTGCCTGTGGCGAGCATCCCGGTCCTTTTAAAGTAGAAGAAAAATGGGGCGTTTTCCCTGATATTTTTTGTGCAGGTAAAGAAGAAACTTTTAGTTTTTTAGAAGATATTCTTACCGAAGTGATGGCTATTTTTCCATCATCTTATATCCATATCGGTGGCGATGAAGCACCTAAAACACGTTGGAAAACTTGTACTTATTGCCAAAAACGTATCAAAGCTAAAAAGCTTAAAAACGAAGAAGAGCTACAATCTTACTTTATCCAACGGATAGAAAAATTTGTAAACAAAAACGGTAGAAAAATTATAGGTTGGGATGAAATTTTAGAAGGTGGTTTAGCACCCAATGCTACGGTAATGTCTTGGCGAGGAGAAAAAGGTGGCATTGCAGCCGCACAGCAAAACCACGATGTGATTATGACACCTAGCTCAAACGGTTTATATTTAGACCATGTTCAAGGTCGCTCAGACCAAGAGCCGCTTTCCATTGGTGGCGATGGTAGGATAGAGCTGCTTTATCAATACAATCCTACGCCTGCGGTTTTAACTGCGGCACAACAAAAATACATCAAAGGGGTACAAGCCAATATGTGGACAGAATATATGCCTACCACACAAAAGGTAGAGTATATGCTTTTTCCTAGGGTTATGGCTTTAGCAGAAGTAGCATGGACAAATACTTCCCAAAAAGATTATCAAAACTTTGCTAACCAGCGTTTACCATTGCATTTGGGATTGTTAGATCAAACATCAACCCTGTACAGAGTGCCTACAGCTATTGGTGCTAAAGATACCACGCTAAATATACAAACGAGTTATACATTTACATGGAAACCTTCTGTAAAAGATGCTGTTATATACTATACATTAGATGGGAGAATACCTGATGCAACTTGTTCAGTTTATCAAGGAAATTTAGAAGTTACCGTAAAAGAGGGAGAGCGTATTCCGGTAAAATCTATCGTGATAACGCCTTCTGGCAAACGTAGTGCTGTGGTTACCACGTGGTTGGTTAATCGTAAAGCTTTAGAGGCTGTTAAAGATACACCTGCCGTTTCTGGTAGTTTAAAATACCATTATGTGCCGGGTAAATTTACCAGCGTTTTAGAAATTGATACCAATTTGGCCACCAAAAGAGGTTTGGTTAATCAGCTAACCTTAAGTAAAATAAGTGGCAAAGAAAGAAGTTACGGTTTGGTATTTACCGGATACATCAAAGTAAATGAAGATGCAACTTTTGAGTTTTCTTTGTTAAGCGATGATGGCGCTAGGTTATATATTGATGATGAATTGATTGTAGAGAATGATGGTAAGCATGCTCGCTATGAGCGATCTGCTGGGGTTTGGTTAAGACCAGGTCTACACAAAATTAAATTAGCTTATTTTGATGATGGTTTAGGTTCGGCCTTGAAATTATCTGTTAAAGGTACCGACGGAAAGAAAATAGAATTACCCGTAGTAATGATGTTTAATTAG
- the ychF gene encoding redox-regulated ATPase YchF yields the protein MALQCGIVGLPNVGKSTLFNCLSNAKAQAANFPFCTIEPNVGVITVPDERLTKLAELVKPQKVVPNTIEIVDIAGLVKGASQGEGLGNQFLGNIRATNAIIHVLRCFDDGNVIHVDGSVDPIRDKEIIDTELQLKDLETVTKRIQKVEKTAKTGTDKDAKKTFEILSVVKSHLEAGKSARTAPITIEDFEFIEDLSLLTVKPVLYVCNVDETSVNTGNKYVDLVKESVKDENAEVLIISAKIESEIAELEDYEERQMFLADLGLTESGVAKLIRAAYRLLNLSTYFTAGVQEVRAWTITQGFTAPQAAGVIHSDFEKGFIRAEVIKYQDFVTLGSENACKEAGKLGVEGKTYIVEDGDIMHFRFNV from the coding sequence ATGGCACTACAGTGCGGAATAGTTGGTTTACCCAACGTAGGCAAGTCTACCCTATTTAATTGTTTGTCTAATGCAAAAGCGCAGGCAGCAAACTTTCCTTTTTGTACTATTGAACCCAATGTTGGTGTGATTACCGTTCCGGATGAAAGGTTAACCAAACTAGCCGAACTGGTAAAGCCACAAAAAGTTGTTCCTAATACGATTGAGATTGTTGACATCGCTGGTTTGGTAAAAGGTGCTTCGCAAGGTGAAGGCTTAGGAAACCAATTTTTAGGAAATATCAGAGCTACTAATGCTATTATCCACGTTTTACGTTGTTTTGATGATGGTAACGTGATCCATGTTGATGGTTCTGTAGACCCTATCAGAGATAAAGAAATTATTGATACCGAGTTACAGTTAAAAGATTTAGAAACGGTAACTAAGCGTATTCAAAAAGTTGAAAAAACCGCTAAAACAGGTACAGATAAAGATGCTAAAAAAACTTTTGAGATATTATCTGTAGTAAAATCTCATTTAGAGGCTGGAAAATCTGCCCGTACCGCTCCTATCACTATTGAGGATTTTGAGTTTATTGAAGACTTAAGCTTGTTAACCGTTAAACCAGTGTTATATGTTTGTAATGTTGACGAAACCTCTGTTAATACAGGAAATAAATATGTAGACTTGGTAAAAGAATCTGTGAAGGATGAAAATGCTGAGGTTTTGATTATTTCTGCTAAGATAGAATCTGAAATTGCTGAGCTAGAAGATTATGAAGAACGCCAAATGTTCTTGGCTGATTTAGGCTTAACAGAATCTGGCGTGGCTAAATTGATTAGAGCGGCTTATCGCTTATTAAATTTATCAACTTATTTTACAGCTGGTGTACAAGAAGTTAGAGCTTGGACAATTACGCAAGGCTTTACAGCCCCGCAAGCTGCTGGCGTTATCCATAGTGATTTTGAAAAAGGCTTTATTAGAGCCGAGGTGATTAAATACCAAGATTTTGTGACTTTAGGTTCTGAAAATGCTTGTAAAGAGGCAGGTAAATTGGGTGTTGAGGGTAAAACTTATATAGTTGAAGATGGCGATATTATGCACTTCAGATTTAATGTTTAA